The DNA region CCAGTCCGGATGGAGGATATCCAAAGGCCTGGGTATGGTGAACATAATCGGCCATGTCCCCGTAAAATAAGGGAGCGAAGTCTGTTGAGACAAAGGGGGTAGAGTTGCTCATGGCCGAGTCAATGTAGTCCATGACCTCGGGCTTAGTCGCCATCCTCACGTGGGTATTGTTATTCAGTTGTGAGAGTATTGGTTGGGCTTGGCCGGCTagttgctggtgctgcccTCGAGAAGCCGATGTCCCTGATTGTGTCGGTTCATGGGCCTCTTCTGCTTGTTCGTCCAGCAACTCCTGTGGCAGAGGTGGTGCATTGACCAATTTGCGCCACTGTTCGAGAGCCATCACACGTTTCATCGATCCCGGGATTTCGCGAATGCTGGTAGGAGTTGTGTTACAGCGGTCCCTCAATTCCAGCTCCCGTGCAGCGTCGGGGTCGTTTTGAAGTCGCGCAATCTCAGCTGCACGGTGTTTTGCTGCCTTGTCGTACAACTTCCTCAAGGGCACCCACACCGCATGATGGCCCGCAAGCTTCTCTAGTTCGGCAGAATTGGGAGCTGCGAACCTTAGATTCAACGCTGTCCAAGCACGCTCAGCTTTTGGACCCCATGGCCTATGAGACACCTCGATCAGGGTGTAAGCGACTGCATGCCACTGGCTATAGGTCTGGAAGAGCCATCGCCATTGCTTGCACCTTTCGTCCGTGTTCAAAATATGAGCGTACTCAAATACCTCGAGAGAGGCATTGAACAGACGACCTCGCACTTCGTCTGTAAGATACTCATTGCCCGGACCCGGAAACAAAACTGGCTGGTATATGACAAGCATCATCTTGGCACAGATGACCCGCGTGATGTTGGCGGCTGCCCAGTACATGGGCTCTGAACTGTCCTTGAGATATTGTTCCTCTACGCGTCGTTGAGTGTCTACCAGCATTTTTTCCCGCTCTTCAAGCGAAACGCCCGCCTCACGGGGGTTTACTGTTGCCATGGCCGAAGACATGGTGTGCAAGCTTCTGGCCAAGGAGCACATCTCGTATCGGATCAACGAAAAGGTCATGTCGGTAGTTCCAACCCGCGGTTCGGGGAGACATTTGCTCTCTGGGGAGATGTCGGTGTCGTTGATGTTCATGGGGTATTGCGTATCGAATGTCTGGTCCACAACAGTAAGGTCCGTCCCTTGATCCTCGGCTGATCTAAGATCCAGCACGCAGACAGCCCAAAAAAGCCTTCTTCGCATCTCAATCTCAAAAGGCGTGATGTTGTCGAAATGGGTCCCGTCGCGGTGGAGTCCCAATGCTTGGCTGATCCTGATCAGAAGCCCTGTCAAAGTCCAGGCAAACCTTGTATCATCGTGTCGACGAACAAGGACCAAGAACAGAAGGAATGCTTGTGCCACCACCAGATCCGGCGTCGTTAAGAGGTTAGCTTTGCCAAGTGCTTGTTCCAATGCGAAGCGATATTTTTGAAGTAGAACATCCTTCTCGGCATCGAAATTACGTCGCACCTGAAAGGAGTGTGAGCATAGTGGTGGCGGATAGGAGTAACAGTGCGTGACCatacctcttcttcatccaaaGATGTTATGGATGCGTAATAGATGGAAAACATCAAGGCCTCGGTGGAGGGCGTGAGAGTGTCTAGGTTGCGTCGGAGATCTCGAATGAGCTTGTTCATGGTGGGAACATGGAGCACCTTGAGGATCGGATCAACATTTTCCTGGAATACCTGCCAAATAAACGGGATCTGAGATGGTAATGGGTGCAGAGGCCTGAGATCAACTTCGGACGAGCTATAGCCCATAATCCAAGATTGATGAGATAGGACCGAAGGTTTTACATGCTCAGAGGACTCGGGGGTAGCTTCGTCGTCCGAGTCTTCTGACTCATCGTGAAAGTGTTCGGATTCCCTTCTGATCTCGTCCAGCTTTGAGAGTGTTAGCCTGGCATGGACATAACGCCAGTTGTGGCATCTTAATAATTACATACCTCATCCGTAATACTGGACCAAAGCCCGCTGGACACATAACGTGTGCCTCCTCGCTCGTTCAACATCAAGCGTCCGAATTGCTTGTGCACATCCGGTGAAAGCTTGCCAAGCCGGTCCGGCTCGGAAATAGCCGTCCCGGAAATAGTTCTTGTTGGCGCCTTCGGGATGTCGGGCGTGGTGACGTTGGCGGTGACAGTAGCATGGCTGGTGGAATAAGCAGGAGCAGTTGGTCTCCCCCCAGGTGTATAATGGTCTTGTCCACTGTTGTACGCCGTCGTCCCCTCGGGAGAGTTTCCGGCGCTGCGCGCTGCTTCCACTTCGATCTGACCGCtgagctcctccacaatTCCCTCAAGTTTCCGCAAGCGCCTCATCAATTCCAACTCTCGTTCACTCGACGGTTGCTTGGCCGGGGCATTGGGGTCTTTGGGGCGCGGACGACGAGGAGCGCGGCCGGGGGCCGGGAAGATACATGGTATCTGAGCTCGGCAGCAATTCGAACATGGCATGTGCTTATCGCAGCgaaccttcctcctcctgcatgTCACACAGCTGCGCGGATTGAGGGCGTTTGATGGGATTGCCGAGGGTGAATAGACGGAGGCgccgggaggaggatggcgcgCAAGCGCCAATATTTGCTGCGGATCGTAGCCGTCCTGGGCGCTCGTGATGGAGCCAACATCAGTGTTGGGGCTGTCGGCCGATACCAGGCTCCGGCCAGCGATACTTGCACCGTCGGGCATCGTGACTTAGAGttggggtgggatggagTGGCGCGCGAGATGCGGTAAGACAGAGAGGACGAAGGCGGGCGGCGGGGTTCCACCGATGAGTAAAGGGCGTCGGGTTTTatggatggcggtggcggtcacCTCGAATCGACAAATTCGTATCTGCTCTCGCGTATGAGTGCTCTCAACATGCCATGCGATGCGTGCGAGCGAATGGGCACCGGATGCCCGACCGTATTCATTGATGGTGGCACGGATATTTTGAGATGCTGTTGTCGACTTGGAGAAGACAAAGGCCTTGCTCCTAAGTCACTAGACTAATTCCTGGTGGGGGCTGACAACGCCTTGAGCCAAGATTGGAGTGGATTCTCATGGCCCGTGCTCACCTTTCCCACTTTGTTTGGAGTTTCATCAAAGCTTTCAAGTTTCAAAAACACCATCCGACGACCCGGATCCAGACCATGAATTAGCCTTGGGTTCCTCAAGTTCACCTTTTATCCCCATTGACCTTGCCTACCAAGTTTCCGAATCATCTCCGGGGCCAGCAAACTCAATTAACGGGCCGGTATTTGTGGCAGCAGTGTCATTTCGAGATGCACATTTTGGCAAAGCCCTATTTAAAAATGTCTCCAGGATAACACGCTACTGACCAAAAGGTTGCAGAATGCAAGACAGAACAACTAGCCcagcctctcctccgccttcgGCCCGGTCCTCATAGACACAACATTACTCGGCGTTCGGCGACCACTCGGGCTCCAGGGCCTTTTATCTTGCTATCGCATCTCGCCAGTATTTCGATGGTCTAGAATTTTGATAGCCGCACGCGCTTCATCTGTAGCCTTGAGATTCTGGATCTGTCCAATCGTCCTTCACCAAACATGCCTCAAACCCAATCCCCCAAGAATAGCTGGTGTCCGATCGATCGCATCACCAACCATCACGCCATCCAAACTTGATTCTTCTTCATTGGAACTTTCCTCCAATTCCACGTGTCCcccttgttctccttgtACTGTCGACCGGCCTCCGCTACATCAGGCTCTCGATATCAGGATGATCCCTGAGCAAATTCAATATGGGCAGAAAAAACTTTTGCTCCCCTTGTTGACCGCTCCCACTTCCACTGGTATCCCCACTTATCAGCGCCTTGACGTCAGACCAACTCTTCCAGAACCACCCTGCGCATTTCTCAGGCTCCAGTACCTGTGGTAAGATTTATTAGCCTCATGTATTTGTGTCTGGCTGTGCAAAGAAGAGACCAGCATCACTTACAGCCGGTTCCTGGTCATCGGTTCTCTCGCAGAGTATGAACAAAGTGATGTaatgcttcttctcctcgtcaaacACATCGTTGGTTGTGGCCAGCAACTTCTTGGCCCTGACTAGCAATCCAGTCTCCTCGAGCGTTTCTCTTTCAGCGCAAGCGAACCACGACTCGCCTACCTCCAGATGACCGCCCGGGAATTGTATCGTTCCTTGAAAATTGTATGAGTAGAATGCCTCGATACTCAAAAAATAATTTGTTGGAAGCATACCATTTCCGTGAGAGGCCTTTCTTGTCCCAAAGATCAACTTGTTGGTCTTGGGGTCGTGAATCACAGCTGCGACACCCACACGAACAACTGGAGTAGCCATGTTGAGTTGACTTGAGAGAACTTTTTGGGCAGTCA from Podospora pseudoanserina strain CBS 124.78 chromosome 1, whole genome shotgun sequence includes:
- a CDS encoding hypothetical protein (COG:B; EggNog:ENOG503NZWG); amino-acid sequence: MPDGASIAGRSLVSADSPNTDVGSITSAQDGYDPQQILALARHPPPGASVYSPSAIPSNALNPRSCVTCRRRKVRCDKHMPCSNCCRAQIPCIFPAPGRAPRRPRPKDPNAPAKQPSSERELELMRRLRKLEGIVEELSGQIEVEAARSAGNSPEGTTAYNSGQDHYTPGGRPTAPAYSTSHATVTANVTTPDIPKAPTRTISGTAISEPDRLGKLSPDVHKQFGRLMLNERGGTRYVSSGLWSSITDELDEIRRESEHFHDESEDSDDEATPESSEHVKPSVLSHQSWIMGYSSSEVDLRPLHPLPSQIPFIWQVFQENVDPILKVLHVPTMNKLIRDLRRNLDTLTPSTEALMFSIYYASITSLDEEEVRRNFDAEKDVLLQKYRFALEQALGKANLLTTPDLVVAQAFLLFLVLVRRHDDTRFAWTLTGLLIRISQALGLHRDGTHFDNITPFEIEMRRRLFWAVCVLDLRSAEDQGTDLTVVDQTFDTQYPMNINDTDISPESKCLPEPRVGTTDMTFSLIRYEMCSLARSLHTMSSAMATVNPREAGVSLEEREKMLVDTQRRVEEQYLKDSSEPMYWAAANITRVICAKMMLVIYQPVLFPGPGNEYLTDEVRGRLFNASLEVFEYAHILNTDERCKQWRWLFQTYSQWHAVAYTLIEVSHRPWGPKAERAWTALNLRFAAPNSAELEKLAGHHAVWVPLRKLYDKAAKHRAAEIARLQNDPDAARELELRDRCNTTPTSIREIPGSMKRVMALEQWRKLVNAPPLPQELLDEQAEEAHEPTQSGTSASRGQHQQLAGQAQPILSQLNNNTHVRMATKPEVMDYIDSAMSNSTPFVSTDFAPLFYGDMADYVHHTQAFGYPPSGLDFNAAPTPNYNNSTSSLGTPVQLQPQRQQAQQQHLQQQQQQQQQQQQQQRGMQQSPQQLEQVPPWMWPINTGSPDFLRMPNMGSLDDVDMNVDEGFDWQNWQESLGRYELETTGGRTSSTWGPGI
- a CDS encoding hypothetical protein (COG:L; EggNog:ENOG503P493); translated protein: MATPVVRVGVAAVIHDPKTNKLIFGTRKASHGNGTIQFPGGHLEVGESWFACAERETLEETGLLVRAKKLLATTNDVFDEEKKHYITLFILCERTDDQEPAVLEPEKCAGWFWKSWSDVKALISGDTSGSGSGQQGEQKFFLPILNLLRDHPDIESLM